One genomic segment of Peribacillus sp. FSL H8-0477 includes these proteins:
- a CDS encoding AAA domain-containing protein, producing MEILQREGKTVKENLIHMRDKLNDISRRNRSIRLLKIYNKWSFDLTEIDKVSDKNVSESIVRKIVRQSKDEITLLKPILDNEDSLAISKKLTDLTRNIKMIEEESGVHDFYLGYPFIAGSLSDGTFYQAPLFLYPIRLEKSKVNTHKWMIRVEEAGPQINRTLFLAFKKLNNVEFTEEFFEEAAEIAKTDDIEVWHSFFKKQEMDLSFSRNGITKIKEYKKDEIPELNGNTMLEHAIIGSFPQGSSSLVKDYDELIELSKESNLSLVSELIDPQESESSEDIEIESNLIRDDLDILNLLDTDGSQEEILKEARYKKGIVVHGPPGTGKSQVIVNLITDAISREKKVLVVCQKRAALDVVYQRLDGLKLTNHIALVHDEKNDRKLLYNKIGSLIENNKILFEQSLQELRSTSKRMATHENLLNDIAKGLYENQDFGYRLYDLYGKATSLDNVTHMLNLKPILSELHKDVLDDIGEKIYSYAEWYERFGSEDYELKNRKSFAQFSMKDKIELEELLNHLIKKAKVSAEYLNSLDYKKITPAYTWLMENKLEKIYPDLEDDSKKTLQGLRIWWWTSFSGKSIIEELLDGEKFQGTNSTEWIKLKQSLIVMNNLGKETRKMSDEFNHLKKYFDEKMIENFQSRIANGDIPLQELDKIAEYIYQDFEDLQQMDMYLEECSTVTKKIIQELITKIPVSEQGLSDYWVQLFKNAAYIHWIDETESKYPEVKKISTTEFSRIRENFAKLIVQKRTIANEYLINQLTQSVDIVQKRYPKDLRDLKHQVGKKRMIWPLRKLVNQFADKGLIELMPVWLASPETVSAIFPLKEDLFDLVIFDEASQCTVESGIPAVYRAKQLIVAGDEKQLPPFTMFQSTYVNDEDEEAYDTDESQSLLNLAKRRFPEKILQWHYRSKYEELINFSNHAFYNGQIQIAPNVEPLKNPPSITWNKVDGRWINQSNEVEAQEIYSILKDILIKQPDKTVGIITFNAKQQTKIVDTIEKSAATDQVFNVAYNQVMGKELDERVFVKNIENVQGDERDIIIFSIGYAKNEEGKIFNRFGMLNQVGGENRLNVAVSRAKEGIVVVSSIEPEELNVTNTAQVGPKLLKSYLKYVRAVSKNNKEQIQAVFNEINENVSTNVKEQGLHFDSPFEEQVYKQIKNLGYEVATQVGTSGYRIDLAIVHPSDSSRYILGIECDGAMYHSSANAKERDIYRQRYLENRGWAIERIWSRNWWKTPGKEIERIDQRIRELLRSEELSMKIHSHH from the coding sequence ATGGAAATTCTTCAGAGAGAAGGTAAAACGGTGAAAGAAAATCTAATACATATGAGAGATAAACTAAATGATATTAGTCGACGTAATCGCTCCATTAGATTGTTGAAAATTTATAATAAGTGGAGTTTTGACTTAACGGAAATAGATAAGGTATCTGATAAAAACGTTTCTGAATCTATAGTTAGGAAGATAGTTAGGCAATCAAAAGATGAGATTACGCTATTAAAGCCGATTTTGGATAATGAAGACTCCTTGGCTATTTCAAAAAAATTAACGGATCTAACAAGAAATATAAAAATGATTGAAGAAGAATCAGGTGTTCATGACTTTTATTTAGGTTATCCGTTTATAGCAGGAAGCCTCTCTGACGGCACTTTTTATCAAGCTCCACTTTTCTTATATCCAATACGATTAGAAAAAAGCAAGGTAAATACACACAAATGGATGATTCGAGTGGAAGAAGCAGGTCCACAAATTAATCGAACTTTATTTTTGGCTTTTAAGAAATTAAATAATGTTGAGTTCACTGAAGAATTTTTTGAAGAAGCAGCTGAAATTGCTAAAACAGATGATATAGAAGTATGGCATTCCTTCTTTAAAAAACAAGAAATGGATCTATCATTTTCTAGGAATGGAATAACAAAAATAAAAGAGTATAAAAAGGATGAAATTCCTGAGTTAAACGGTAACACAATGTTAGAACATGCGATTATTGGGAGTTTTCCACAAGGTAGTTCTTCACTTGTTAAAGATTATGATGAACTAATAGAGCTTTCTAAGGAATCTAATTTATCGTTAGTAAGTGAATTGATCGATCCCCAAGAGAGTGAGTCATCAGAAGATATAGAAATAGAAAGTAATCTTATTCGTGATGATCTGGACATTCTTAATCTCCTAGATACTGACGGGTCACAAGAAGAAATATTAAAAGAAGCAAGATATAAAAAAGGAATTGTTGTTCATGGACCTCCAGGAACGGGAAAATCACAAGTCATTGTAAATTTAATTACAGATGCTATTAGTAGAGAAAAGAAAGTATTGGTGGTCTGTCAAAAAAGAGCAGCTCTTGATGTAGTATATCAACGTCTAGACGGGTTAAAGCTAACAAACCATATTGCATTAGTTCATGACGAAAAAAATGATCGGAAACTTTTGTACAATAAAATTGGTAGTCTAATTGAAAATAATAAAATTTTGTTTGAACAGTCTCTCCAAGAATTAAGATCCACGTCTAAAAGGATGGCTACCCATGAAAACTTGTTAAATGATATTGCGAAAGGACTTTATGAAAATCAAGATTTTGGATATCGTTTATATGATTTATATGGGAAAGCAACATCTTTAGATAACGTGACTCACATGCTAAATTTAAAACCTATCTTAAGTGAGTTACATAAAGATGTTTTAGATGATATAGGAGAAAAAATATACAGTTATGCAGAATGGTATGAAAGATTTGGCAGTGAGGACTATGAATTAAAAAACCGTAAATCCTTTGCGCAGTTTTCTATGAAGGATAAAATAGAATTGGAAGAATTACTTAATCATTTAATTAAGAAGGCAAAGGTCTCTGCTGAGTATTTGAATTCATTAGATTATAAAAAGATTACCCCTGCATACACATGGTTGATGGAAAATAAGTTAGAAAAAATATATCCTGACCTAGAAGATGATAGTAAAAAAACGCTACAAGGATTAAGGATTTGGTGGTGGACTTCCTTCTCTGGAAAATCGATAATCGAAGAATTGTTGGACGGGGAAAAGTTTCAAGGAACGAATTCCACAGAGTGGATTAAACTAAAACAATCACTTATTGTGATGAATAATTTGGGTAAGGAAACGAGAAAAATGTCAGATGAATTCAATCATTTAAAAAAATATTTTGATGAAAAAATGATTGAAAATTTTCAAAGTAGAATTGCGAATGGGGATATACCATTACAAGAATTAGATAAAATTGCAGAATATATTTATCAAGATTTCGAAGATTTACAACAAATGGATATGTATTTGGAAGAATGTTCGACGGTGACGAAAAAAATAATTCAAGAACTCATAACCAAAATTCCTGTCTCTGAACAAGGCTTATCAGATTATTGGGTTCAATTATTTAAGAATGCTGCTTATATTCATTGGATAGATGAGACGGAAAGTAAATATCCAGAGGTAAAGAAGATATCAACAACTGAATTTTCAAGGATAAGAGAAAACTTCGCCAAACTAATTGTACAAAAAAGAACGATTGCCAATGAATATTTAATTAATCAATTAACACAATCAGTAGACATAGTTCAGAAAAGATATCCAAAAGATTTAAGAGACCTTAAACATCAGGTAGGAAAAAAAAGAATGATCTGGCCTTTGAGAAAATTGGTCAATCAATTTGCTGATAAAGGATTGATTGAACTTATGCCCGTTTGGTTAGCATCACCTGAAACGGTTTCTGCTATTTTTCCTTTAAAAGAGGATTTATTTGATCTTGTCATTTTTGATGAAGCTTCACAATGCACAGTAGAGAGTGGTATTCCTGCAGTTTATAGAGCGAAACAATTAATTGTTGCAGGAGATGAAAAACAATTACCACCATTTACGATGTTTCAGTCTACATATGTAAATGATGAGGATGAAGAGGCTTATGATACAGATGAATCACAAAGTTTATTAAATTTAGCGAAAAGAAGGTTTCCAGAAAAAATTCTTCAATGGCATTATCGTTCAAAATATGAGGAGTTAATTAATTTTTCTAACCATGCCTTTTATAATGGACAAATACAAATTGCCCCAAATGTTGAACCGTTAAAGAATCCACCTTCAATTACGTGGAATAAGGTTGACGGTAGATGGATTAATCAATCAAATGAAGTAGAAGCACAAGAAATTTATAGCATTTTAAAAGATATTTTGATAAAACAACCAGATAAAACGGTCGGTATCATTACTTTTAATGCTAAACAACAAACAAAAATAGTAGACACGATTGAAAAATCAGCAGCAACTGATCAAGTATTCAATGTTGCATACAATCAAGTAATGGGGAAAGAACTTGATGAAAGAGTGTTTGTTAAAAATATTGAAAATGTTCAAGGGGATGAAAGAGATATAATTATTTTTTCTATAGGATATGCTAAGAATGAAGAAGGGAAAATCTTTAATCGTTTTGGCATGTTAAACCAAGTGGGTGGAGAAAACAGATTAAATGTAGCTGTATCAAGAGCGAAAGAAGGAATCGTGGTTGTATCGAGTATCGAGCCAGAAGAATTGAATGTTACTAATACAGCGCAAGTTGGTCCTAAACTCCTTAAATCCTATTTAAAATATGTAAGAGCAGTTTCAAAAAATAATAAAGAACAAATCCAGGCAGTTTTCAATGAGATTAATGAAAATGTGAGCACAAATGTTAAAGAACAGGGACTACATTTCGATTCCCCATTTGAAGAACAAGTATATAAACAAATAAAAAATTTAGGTTATGAAGTTGCTACACAAGTTGGAACGTCAGGTTACAGAATTGATTTGGCCATTGTTCATCCATCGGACTCTTCTAGATATATTTTGGGTATTGAATGTGATGGAGCCATGTATCATAGTTCAGCTAATGCAAAAGAACGAGATATATATCGCCAGAGGTACCTAGAGAATCGAGGTTGGGCAATTGAAAGAATATGGAGTAGAAACTGGTGGAAAACTCCTGGAAAGGAAATAGAGAGAATTGATCAAAGGATTAGAGAACTTTTAAGAAGTGAAGAGTTAAGTATGAAAATTCATTCCCACCATTAA
- a CDS encoding DUF305 domain-containing protein — protein sequence MKKRIQMARIGVLTLILCMFSIQAHAQVGQEEKAYYDNYKSILQIMKRGMEAAPKTGDPSLDFLYEMIPHHEAAVSMSENILKYGHNEQVKQLAANIIRDQLAGIGKLEALKEKLIKNPQINKQAEEAYLKTYTNIYQTMITAMQDAKLTGNIDKDFLEEMIPHHEGAIKMSQNIMKYTQNTELKTILQNIITTQQKQLAEMKNLLKTI from the coding sequence ATGAAAAAACGTATTCAAATGGCGAGAATAGGGGTATTGACACTGATACTTTGCATGTTTAGTATTCAAGCACACGCACAGGTAGGTCAGGAAGAAAAAGCGTATTATGATAATTATAAAAGTATCTTGCAAATCATGAAAAGAGGGATGGAGGCAGCGCCTAAAACTGGTGATCCGAGTCTTGATTTCCTATATGAAATGATTCCGCATCACGAAGCTGCTGTATCGATGTCTGAAAATATCCTGAAATATGGTCATAATGAACAGGTCAAGCAACTAGCTGCAAACATTATAAGAGACCAGCTTGCAGGTATTGGGAAACTGGAAGCTCTTAAAGAAAAACTAATTAAAAATCCGCAAATAAATAAACAAGCCGAGGAAGCTTACTTAAAAACGTATACTAACATCTACCAAACGATGATTACGGCCATGCAAGATGCTAAACTAACAGGGAATATTGATAAAGATTTCCTCGAAGAAATGATTCCACATCATGAAGGTGCAATCAAAATGTCTCAAAATATAATGAAGTATACGCAAAATACGGAACTGAAAACCATCCTGCAAAATATTATCACTACTCAACAAAAACAGCTTGCTGAAATGAAAAATCTGTTAAAGACGATATAA
- a CDS encoding ABC transporter ATP-binding protein → MSNYFETKQVKISYEDKVIVPNLNITIPQGKITALVGANGSGKSTILKTLARIMQPQSGDVYIDGQAIQKLPTKEVAKKLSILPQNPVAPDGLSVSELVAYGRYPHQKAFSSTTKSDYEIIQWAIESTGLTALQDELVDELSGGQRQRAWIAMALAQKTGILLLDEPTTFLDMGHQLEVLKLLRKLNKEEKSTIVMVVHDLNHATRFADHLVCIKEGEVMHEGTPHEVLNDKMLKEVFHIEATILIEPKSNVPICIPMDTLYGDQR, encoded by the coding sequence ATGAGTAATTACTTCGAGACGAAACAAGTGAAAATTAGTTATGAAGATAAAGTGATTGTACCGAATTTAAATATAACGATACCGCAGGGAAAGATTACGGCTCTTGTGGGTGCGAATGGTTCTGGGAAGTCAACGATTTTAAAAACACTCGCCCGTATTATGCAGCCACAAAGCGGGGATGTCTATATTGATGGACAAGCCATTCAGAAACTTCCGACGAAGGAAGTAGCTAAGAAACTGTCTATTCTTCCTCAAAACCCGGTTGCCCCTGACGGTTTGTCTGTCAGTGAATTAGTGGCATACGGTCGATACCCACATCAAAAGGCGTTTAGTTCTACGACTAAATCAGATTATGAAATCATCCAATGGGCCATTGAATCGACTGGTTTGACAGCATTGCAGGATGAATTGGTTGATGAGCTATCAGGTGGACAACGTCAACGTGCTTGGATTGCGATGGCATTGGCTCAAAAAACAGGAATTCTGTTATTAGATGAACCAACGACTTTTTTAGATATGGGACATCAGCTGGAAGTGTTGAAGTTGCTTCGGAAACTTAATAAGGAAGAGAAGAGCACAATTGTGATGGTTGTTCATGATCTGAATCACGCCACACGTTTTGCGGATCATTTAGTGTGCATTAAAGAAGGGGAAGTCATGCATGAAGGAACTCCGCATGAAGTATTAAATGACAAGATGTTAAAAGAAGTATTCCATATAGAGGCAACGATTTTAATTGAACCGAAGTCAAATGTGCCTATATGTATCCCAATGGATACGTTATATGGGGATCAGCGATGA
- a CDS encoding FecCD family ABC transporter permease, with the protein MMRKEKLLCDIRSGRFYLISVVSILILGLSMFAAISIGAKQLSLSIVWEALWHFDKTNIEHQILHSIRFPRVFAAALVGAAFAVAGTLMQGVTRNPLADAGVLGINAGATFVVALSFVFLPNLSFSTLMILSFLGAACTTIFIFGLGASSPGGLTPLKLTLAGTVVASLLHSFTSGVAIYFDLSQDLAFWYAGGVAGVEWPQLKIVAPIILFVVIMACLLGRPISLMAMGEEIAVNLGIQTQKIRIIAMIFAVILAGVSVAAVGSIAFVGLVIPHITRKLVGVDYRFVIPLSAILGAVLLVVADLGARTMDPPKELAIGVIVAMIGVPFFLFVARKEKRSL; encoded by the coding sequence ATGATGCGTAAGGAAAAATTACTTTGCGATATCCGCAGCGGTCGCTTTTATCTGATATCGGTAGTGTCCATCCTTATCTTAGGTCTTAGTATGTTTGCAGCTATTTCAATAGGTGCTAAACAGCTTTCGCTCTCAATAGTATGGGAGGCACTTTGGCACTTTGACAAAACGAATATCGAACATCAAATTTTACATTCAATCCGATTCCCGCGTGTTTTTGCAGCGGCATTAGTTGGAGCAGCTTTTGCAGTTGCCGGGACATTGATGCAGGGAGTGACGAGGAATCCTTTAGCGGATGCTGGAGTGTTAGGGATTAATGCAGGAGCTACATTTGTTGTGGCACTGTCTTTTGTTTTTTTACCCAATCTTTCATTTTCTACATTGATGATCTTGTCATTCTTGGGTGCAGCTTGTACAACCATTTTCATCTTCGGGTTAGGAGCAAGCTCGCCTGGAGGATTAACGCCGCTGAAACTAACGTTAGCTGGCACAGTTGTTGCTTCGCTGCTGCATTCGTTTACATCTGGTGTTGCGATTTACTTTGACCTTAGTCAAGATTTAGCGTTTTGGTATGCTGGAGGTGTAGCTGGTGTGGAATGGCCGCAGCTTAAGATTGTGGCTCCGATTATCCTCTTCGTGGTGATAATGGCTTGTCTGCTAGGACGGCCTATTTCTTTAATGGCAATGGGTGAAGAAATTGCGGTTAACTTGGGGATACAGACGCAAAAAATCCGGATAATTGCTATGATTTTTGCGGTTATATTAGCCGGTGTATCCGTAGCAGCCGTTGGCTCAATTGCCTTTGTCGGATTAGTCATTCCCCATATCACAAGGAAGCTGGTCGGCGTAGATTATCGCTTTGTTATTCCATTGTCAGCCATATTAGGTGCCGTTTTACTGGTAGTGGCAGACCTTGGTGCAAGAACGATGGATCCGCCAAAAGAATTGGCAATCGGAGTGATTGTTGCCATGATAGGTGTACCGTTCTTTTTATTTGTGGCACGGAAGGAAAAGAGAAGTTTATGA
- a CDS encoding FecCD family ABC transporter permease, producing MNITRKRRKKCLQVGFALSILILTIIALGLNTGSLKIAPLDVVKTILGFGTPMYELVLFEYRMPRIIITILAGMGLGISGAIFQGITRNPLADPGVLGIHAGASLGLIVYVTYFTSLNTTPALLIPLFTFMGGCLAAGLIFLLASEKGKGLLPTRLLLVGIAIAAGFNAISLYLSLQLDEKTYSFTASWLLGNVWGRDWINVYALLPWMLILIPIAFMKAKPLNSFALGDTIATGIGTRVNKERIQLLCIAIALSCASVSMVGGIGFIGLVAPHIARRLVGPMHQYVLPISALTGVVILVFADTIARSLFEPNAIPAGVVVAAVGAPYFLYLLFRAK from the coding sequence ATGAATATCACCAGGAAGAGACGAAAGAAATGTCTTCAAGTTGGGTTTGCCCTATCTATCCTGATCTTAACGATCATAGCTCTTGGATTAAATACAGGATCGTTGAAGATCGCACCGCTTGATGTTGTCAAAACGATCCTTGGTTTCGGTACGCCGATGTATGAGTTGGTCTTATTCGAATACCGGATGCCTCGTATCATCATTACCATTTTGGCTGGAATGGGTCTGGGGATATCAGGTGCCATTTTCCAAGGGATTACTCGGAATCCCTTGGCTGATCCTGGTGTTTTAGGGATTCATGCAGGGGCGAGCCTAGGATTAATTGTTTATGTTACATACTTCACATCATTGAATACGACTCCTGCATTACTAATCCCGCTATTCACCTTTATGGGAGGATGTCTGGCTGCAGGTCTCATTTTCTTATTAGCGAGTGAAAAAGGAAAGGGGTTGCTCCCCACAAGACTTTTACTAGTCGGAATTGCCATTGCAGCAGGGTTTAATGCCATAAGTTTGTATTTATCTCTGCAGCTAGATGAAAAAACGTATTCATTTACGGCGAGTTGGCTGCTGGGTAATGTGTGGGGCAGGGATTGGATCAATGTGTATGCACTACTTCCATGGATGTTGATTTTGATTCCAATTGCCTTCATGAAGGCAAAACCATTAAATAGCTTCGCATTGGGGGATACGATCGCAACCGGGATTGGCACGCGAGTAAACAAAGAACGGATTCAGCTGCTATGTATTGCCATAGCTTTATCATGCGCAAGTGTCTCGATGGTTGGCGGAATCGGTTTTATTGGACTGGTCGCTCCCCATATTGCCCGACGTTTAGTAGGTCCGATGCATCAATATGTATTACCGATTTCTGCGTTGACGGGCGTCGTCATTCTTGTTTTTGCCGATACTATCGCGAGATCTCTTTTTGAACCCAATGCCATACCGGCAGGAGTTGTAGTCGCAGCAGTAGGTGCGCCTTATTTTCTATATCTATTATTTAGAGCAAAGTAA
- a CDS encoding ABC transporter substrate-binding protein, with translation MRKLLVLLMSTFLFILAACGNEEGQDKKVNENKDSKASSDSKVEEYDKKVASISIFLTGDLMALGITPDGTTTSDYLPLDEERFSKTEYLGFTKEPDMEALIAMQPDEIFIDTEFAGKHGLEKYEAIAPTNVINLDEGRWKDHLHDIADIVDREKTAEQFIKDYEAKAEEVSTLAKEKLGEGTVMAVRISPKGLRVYGMERPLGPILFEDVGFKPAAGVEAIEENWENISKEVLPDFDADTIFVLVSSVDEGSEDVYKELQNDPIWQSLKAVKNDQVFLISEQPWLDYSAYGNKLALDNLEEILINK, from the coding sequence ATGAGAAAACTTCTAGTTTTATTGATGAGCACATTCCTTTTCATCTTGGCAGCATGCGGGAATGAAGAAGGGCAAGACAAGAAAGTAAACGAAAATAAAGATTCAAAGGCTTCTTCAGATAGTAAAGTTGAAGAGTATGATAAAAAGGTAGCATCCATTTCTATTTTCTTAACGGGAGATTTAATGGCATTGGGAATCACCCCTGATGGAACAACGACAAGTGATTACTTGCCGCTTGATGAAGAACGTTTTTCCAAAACGGAATATTTAGGATTTACAAAAGAACCTGATATGGAAGCATTAATTGCGATGCAGCCCGATGAAATTTTCATTGATACAGAATTCGCTGGCAAGCATGGTTTAGAGAAATATGAGGCAATTGCCCCGACAAATGTCATTAACCTGGATGAAGGCCGTTGGAAAGACCACTTACATGATATAGCTGACATCGTGGATCGTGAAAAAACTGCCGAACAATTCATTAAAGACTATGAAGCTAAGGCGGAAGAAGTATCTACGCTGGCAAAAGAAAAGCTTGGTGAGGGTACAGTAATGGCGGTACGTATATCACCAAAAGGGCTGCGTGTATATGGAATGGAACGTCCATTAGGTCCGATTTTGTTTGAAGATGTAGGTTTCAAACCAGCAGCTGGTGTGGAGGCAATTGAGGAGAACTGGGAGAATATCTCAAAAGAGGTGTTACCAGACTTCGATGCTGACACCATTTTTGTATTAGTATCTTCAGTAGATGAAGGCAGTGAAGACGTTTATAAGGAATTACAAAATGATCCGATTTGGCAAAGTCTTAAAGCGGTTAAAAACGATCAAGTATTCCTAATCTCTGAACAACCTTGGTTAGATTATTCTGCCTATGGAAACAAGTTGGCACTGGATAATCTGGAAGAGATATTAATTAATAAGTAA
- a CDS encoding TetR/AcrR family transcriptional regulator produces MKNGNIPFDSIEEIDVRSAKNKLILSFRKLVIMKEFEKLTVAEICEHANVSRKTFYTHFKDKNDMIEQNVLHSITQPFKEMRKLYTVHDLPSTLIMEWLYQRIYEDREFYAKISSFTGQNSLQEFVLQHTTEMLEDMLINVEMSVEDKEYTVYFYAASHTILLIKWIRDGMVVSPRKMASYYEKWTIPIWRDFSTNKKR; encoded by the coding sequence ATGAAAAATGGAAACATACCTTTTGACTCTATAGAAGAAATAGACGTGCGATCTGCAAAAAATAAACTAATTTTAAGTTTTCGAAAGTTAGTCATCATGAAAGAGTTTGAGAAGCTGACAGTGGCTGAGATCTGTGAACATGCGAATGTTTCACGTAAAACGTTTTATACTCATTTTAAGGACAAAAATGACATGATCGAGCAAAATGTTCTGCATAGTATTACACAACCATTTAAAGAAATGAGAAAGCTCTATACAGTACATGATTTACCTTCGACTTTAATAATGGAATGGTTATATCAACGAATTTATGAAGATAGAGAATTCTATGCCAAGATTAGTAGTTTTACCGGCCAAAATTCGCTTCAAGAATTTGTTTTACAGCATACAACGGAAATGTTGGAAGATATGTTGATAAATGTGGAGATGTCAGTGGAGGATAAGGAATATACGGTCTACTTTTATGCTGCTTCTCATACTATTTTACTTATTAAATGGATTCGTGATGGCATGGTAGTTTCCCCTCGAAAAATGGCCAGTTATTATGAAAAATGGACAATTCCCATTTGGAGAGATTTCTCGACAAATAAGAAAAGGTAA
- a CDS encoding SDR family NAD(P)-dependent oxidoreductase yields the protein MQLKGKRIIVTGGASGIGAGTVKAYVREGAIVSALDIADDLGQKVVDEANSTGTGKATYYHCNIADAEEVFSVFEQAANEMGGLDVLAHVAGIESLKPAEEYTPADLNFVWGVNINGAIYTNQAACKIMKEQEGEGAIINFSSDVALAGQPNGALYATAKGAVLSWTRTIAYEWAMKYNIRCNCVNPTMKTPMYQEYLDNLEEEERAKFLAAEKMKVPMRGEMGDVDRDMAPVMVFLASDASGYINGQIIAVNGGRNMLRG from the coding sequence ATGCAGTTAAAAGGTAAACGTATTATCGTAACAGGTGGTGCTAGTGGTATTGGAGCGGGAACGGTGAAAGCGTACGTTCGAGAAGGAGCTATTGTTTCAGCGTTAGATATAGCTGATGATTTAGGTCAAAAAGTAGTCGACGAAGCAAATTCTACAGGTACGGGGAAAGCCACTTACTACCACTGTAATATTGCAGATGCGGAAGAAGTGTTTTCTGTATTTGAACAAGCTGCAAACGAAATGGGCGGTCTGGACGTATTAGCCCATGTTGCTGGTATTGAGTCTTTAAAACCAGCTGAAGAGTATACACCAGCGGATTTAAACTTTGTATGGGGCGTCAATATTAATGGTGCGATTTATACGAACCAAGCGGCATGCAAGATTATGAAAGAACAAGAAGGAGAAGGGGCAATTATTAACTTCTCTTCCGACGTTGCATTAGCGGGACAGCCAAACGGTGCCCTATATGCAACGGCAAAAGGAGCCGTCCTTTCTTGGACACGTACAATCGCGTATGAATGGGCAATGAAATACAACATTCGTTGTAACTGTGTGAATCCAACGATGAAAACGCCTATGTATCAAGAATACTTAGATAATTTAGAAGAAGAAGAACGTGCTAAATTTCTAGCTGCTGAGAAAATGAAAGTGCCAATGCGAGGTGAAATGGGAGACGTTGATCGTGACATGGCACCCGTAATGGTATTCTTGGCCTCTGATGCTTCAGGCTACATTAATGGACAAATTATTGCGGTTAATGGTGGACGGAACATGCTTCGAGGATAA
- a CDS encoding anti-repressor SinI family protein: protein MAELDQEWIQLIVDAKELGLSIDDIREFFLYQQEEAKKEVLSR from the coding sequence GTGGCTGAATTAGATCAAGAATGGATTCAATTAATTGTTGATGCAAAAGAATTAGGCCTAAGCATCGATGATATACGAGAGTTTTTTCTTTATCAACAAGAGGAAGCGAAGAAAGAAGTGCTATCAAGATAA